Proteins encoded by one window of Bradyrhizobium sp. B097:
- a CDS encoding HAD family hydrolase, which translates to MNHDIGYLFESHRLIWIDGAREAVKAVNDMGYLAFVVTNQSGVARGLYEEAHIQQLHDWMAAELGKIGAHIDAFEYCPFHPEGTVERYRQVSPRRKPSPGMITDLLERFPVDVERSFLVGDQPTDLEAARAAGLKGYLFSGPNLEAFLKPLLQRS; encoded by the coding sequence TTGAACCACGATATCGGCTATCTGTTCGAGAGCCACAGGCTGATCTGGATCGACGGCGCGCGCGAGGCGGTGAAGGCCGTCAACGACATGGGCTATCTAGCGTTTGTCGTGACCAACCAGTCAGGCGTGGCAAGAGGCCTCTACGAGGAGGCGCACATCCAGCAGCTCCATGACTGGATGGCGGCCGAGCTCGGCAAGATCGGCGCGCATATCGACGCCTTTGAGTATTGCCCGTTCCATCCTGAAGGGACCGTTGAGCGCTATCGGCAGGTCAGCCCCCGACGCAAGCCGTCGCCGGGCATGATCACCGATCTGCTGGAGCGCTTTCCGGTCGATGTCGAACGAAGCTTTCTGGTCGGTGATCAACCGACCGATCTCGAGGCCGCACGCGCAGCGGGCCTGAAGGGTTACCTGTTCTCAGGCCCCAATCTGGAAGCGTTCCTGAAGCCGCTGCTGCAGCGAAGCTGA
- a CDS encoding AMP-binding protein, with translation MTDHYDALETRDPAEREAALFARLADVLRKAMAAPAYANLMRGTDPASITSRRALAGLPVLRKSELPALHKAAPPFGGFVADKPGSFARLFTSPGPIFEPEGRQADPWRGARALFAAGFREGDVVLNTFSYHLTPGGFIFDASARALGCAVIPAGPGNTEQQFELIEAYRPVGYSGTPDFLKILLDAAAADGRDVSSIKRALVSGAAFPKSLQEEMKSRGVEAYQAFGTADLGLIAFETPAREGMTVNEDLILEIVKPGTGDPVTPGDVGEIVVTSLDPHHPWIRLALGDLTAALPGTSPCGRTNMRIKGWMGRADQTTKVKGMFVRPEQVAEIAKRHPELGRLRLVVTRAGEADAMTLKAECGSPSNALQGEVAATLRAVTKLGGAVELVGAGSLPNDGKVIADER, from the coding sequence ATGACCGACCATTACGACGCCCTTGAAACGCGCGATCCGGCCGAGCGCGAGGCCGCCCTGTTCGCCCGGCTGGCGGACGTGCTGCGCAAGGCGATGGCAGCGCCCGCCTATGCCAACCTCATGAGGGGCACCGATCCCGCCTCCATCACCAGCCGGCGGGCGCTGGCGGGGCTGCCGGTGCTGCGCAAATCGGAACTGCCGGCCTTGCACAAGGCCGCCCCGCCCTTCGGCGGCTTCGTGGCCGACAAGCCGGGCTCGTTTGCCCGGCTGTTCACCTCGCCCGGACCGATCTTCGAGCCCGAAGGCCGCCAGGCGGACCCCTGGCGCGGGGCGCGGGCGCTGTTTGCGGCGGGCTTTCGCGAGGGGGACGTGGTGCTCAACACCTTCAGCTATCACCTCACCCCCGGCGGCTTCATCTTCGACGCCTCGGCGCGGGCGCTCGGTTGCGCGGTGATCCCGGCTGGCCCCGGGAATACCGAGCAGCAATTCGAGCTGATCGAGGCCTATCGTCCGGTCGGCTATAGCGGCACACCTGATTTCCTGAAGATCCTGCTCGACGCTGCCGCAGCTGATGGCCGCGACGTGTCCTCGATCAAGCGCGCCCTGGTCTCGGGCGCCGCCTTTCCGAAATCGTTGCAGGAGGAGATGAAGTCGCGCGGCGTCGAGGCCTACCAGGCGTTCGGCACCGCCGATCTCGGCCTGATCGCATTCGAGACGCCGGCGCGCGAGGGAATGACGGTCAATGAGGATTTGATCCTGGAGATCGTCAAGCCCGGCACCGGCGATCCCGTTACTCCGGGTGACGTCGGCGAGATCGTGGTGACCTCGCTCGATCCGCATCATCCCTGGATCCGCCTCGCGCTCGGCGATCTGACCGCCGCCCTGCCCGGCACCAGCCCATGCGGACGCACCAACATGCGCATCAAGGGCTGGATGGGCCGCGCCGACCAGACCACCAAGGTCAAGGGCATGTTCGTGCGCCCCGAGCAGGTCGCGGAAATCGCCAAGCGCCATCCCGAGCTCGGGCGGCTGCGCCTCGTGGTCACGCGCGCCGGCGAGGCCGACGCGATGACGCTGAAGGCCGAATGCGGTTCGCCGTCCAATGCCCTACAGGGTGAGGTTGCGGCGACGCTGCGTGCCGTGACAAAACTCGGCGGCGCTGTCGAGCTGGTCGGCGCCGGCTCGCTGCCGAACGACGGCAAGGTGATTGCGGACGAGCGATAG
- a CDS encoding AGE family epimerase/isomerase, producing MAEAESVAADGAADVVATLKRRIIDHALPLWSTVGWDGTTGGFVDRLHQDGTADNAAPRRLLVQARQIYCYAKAAQMGWYPEGRAIALKGLDYLLAKAKAPDGRPGFVFSLTPDGGVHDPLRDTYGHAFVLLALATAYGLDQDAQIRGEIDALLSFLDTQLRSPHGGFQEGLPPSMPRRQNPQMHLFEAMIACFDATHDLSFQNRAGDFFALFLANLYDKQTHTLGEYFEEDWSRIPPVSVEPGHLAEWVWLLKGFERITGCPTGRPRGELLASALRYRDATGCLIDEGDTEGNIRRHSRRLWPQSELAKAWIAQAESGEAGAADEARAALRLLERHYLSHPVAGGWYDQFDRDGNSLVATIPASSFYHVLCAVTEAEQVLG from the coding sequence ATGGCTGAAGCAGAGAGCGTTGCGGCGGACGGGGCCGCCGACGTCGTCGCGACGTTGAAGCGCCGCATCATCGACCACGCCTTGCCGCTGTGGTCGACGGTCGGCTGGGACGGCACGACCGGCGGCTTTGTCGACCGGCTGCATCAGGATGGGACAGCCGACAACGCCGCGCCGCGCCGCCTGCTTGTGCAGGCGCGCCAGATCTATTGCTACGCCAAGGCGGCCCAGATGGGCTGGTATCCCGAGGGCCGCGCGATCGCGCTGAAGGGGTTGGATTACCTGCTGGCCAAGGCCAAGGCACCGGATGGCCGGCCGGGCTTCGTGTTCAGCCTGACGCCGGACGGCGGCGTGCATGACCCGCTGCGCGACACTTACGGCCATGCCTTCGTGCTGCTCGCACTGGCGACCGCCTACGGCCTCGACCAGGACGCCCAGATCCGCGGCGAGATCGACGCGCTGCTGTCGTTCCTCGACACCCAGCTGCGCTCGCCCCATGGCGGCTTCCAGGAAGGCCTGCCGCCGTCGATGCCGCGCCGGCAGAACCCGCAAATGCATCTGTTCGAGGCGATGATCGCCTGCTTCGACGCGACCCACGATTTGTCGTTCCAGAACCGCGCCGGCGATTTCTTCGCGCTGTTCCTGGCCAATCTCTACGACAAGCAGACGCACACGCTCGGTGAATATTTCGAGGAGGATTGGTCGAGGATCCCGCCGGTCAGCGTCGAGCCCGGGCACCTCGCGGAATGGGTCTGGCTGCTGAAGGGATTTGAGCGGATCACCGGTTGCCCCACCGGGCGTCCGCGTGGCGAGCTCCTGGCCTCTGCGCTGCGCTACCGCGACGCCACCGGCTGCCTGATCGACGAGGGCGATACCGAGGGCAACATCCGCCGCCACAGCAGGCGGCTGTGGCCTCAGAGCGAGCTGGCGAAGGCCTGGATCGCGCAGGCGGAGTCGGGCGAAGCTGGCGCGGCGGACGAGGCCCGCGCGGCGCTGCGGCTGCTGGAGCGGCACTATCTCAGCCATCCCGTGGCCGGCGGCTGGTATGACCAGTTCGACCGCGACGGAAATTCGCTGGTCGCCACGATCCCGGCGTCCTCGTTCTACCATGTTCTCTGTGCGGTCACTGAGGCCGAGCAGGTGCTCGGATAG
- a CDS encoding ABC transporter ATP-binding protein — protein sequence MNETLETTRPVPTAVPPPPLLSVNNIEVVYDDVILVLRGLSLEVPKGAIVALLGANGAGKSTTLKAISGLLKTEDGEVTRGEILFEGQRINGIDPDKIVRRGIFQVMEGRRIVADMTSLENLRLGAFTRRDREVSADIDMVFKYFPRLKERTGLAGYLSGGEQQMLAIGRALMARPKMILMDEPSMGLSPLLVKEVFAIIKEINRDLGVTILLVEQNARAALSVASHGYIMEQGKVVLDGSADELRDNEDVKEFYLGGAGDQRKSFKNLKSFKRRKRWL from the coding sequence ATGAACGAAACCCTCGAAACGACCCGCCCGGTGCCGACGGCAGTCCCGCCGCCGCCACTGCTCAGCGTCAACAACATCGAGGTCGTCTATGACGACGTCATCCTGGTGCTGCGCGGCCTCAGCCTCGAGGTGCCGAAGGGCGCGATTGTGGCGCTGCTCGGCGCCAACGGCGCCGGCAAGTCGACCACACTGAAGGCGATCTCCGGCCTGCTCAAGACCGAGGACGGCGAGGTCACCCGCGGCGAGATCCTGTTCGAGGGCCAGCGCATCAACGGCATCGATCCGGACAAGATCGTCCGCCGCGGCATCTTCCAGGTGATGGAAGGCCGCCGCATCGTCGCCGACATGACGTCGCTGGAGAATCTGCGGCTTGGCGCCTTCACCCGGCGCGACCGCGAGGTCTCGGCCGATATCGACATGGTGTTCAAATATTTCCCGCGGTTGAAGGAGCGCACCGGCCTCGCCGGCTATCTCTCCGGCGGCGAGCAGCAGATGCTCGCGATCGGCCGCGCGCTGATGGCGCGCCCCAAGATGATCCTGATGGACGAGCCCTCGATGGGGCTGTCGCCGCTGCTGGTCAAGGAAGTGTTCGCGATCATCAAGGAGATCAACCGCGATCTCGGGGTCACGATCCTGCTGGTCGAGCAGAACGCCCGCGCCGCGCTGTCGGTCGCGAGCCATGGCTACATCATGGAACAGGGCAAGGTGGTGCTCGACGGCTCCGCCGACGAGCTGCGCGACAACGAGGACGTCAAGGAATTCTACCTCGGCGGCGCCGGCGACCAGCGCAAGAGCTTCAAGAACCTGAAGAGCTTCAAGCGGCGCAAGCGCTGGCTGTGA
- a CDS encoding ABC transporter substrate-binding protein has protein sequence MTIRSLLSSVCLALLVSSAAATAQAQIAIGHLQDLSGGTSDVGTPYGQGVADTFAWVNKNGGVGGKQLSVDSNDYGYQVPRAIALYKKWSASDAKVAAIMGWGTADTEALTGFLAQDKIPDISGSYAAALTDPEGTSGKAKPAPYNFFYGPSYSDAMRAMLTWAAEDWKAKGKPGKPKFVHMGANHPYPNAPKAAGEALATELGFEVLPPLVFALSPGDYSAQCLSLKSSGANYAYLGNTAASNISVLKACKTAGVDVQFLGNVWGMDENAAKTAGDAADGVIFPLRTAVSWGGNAPGMKTVMEISKMSDPSGKVYRPVHYIAAVCSALYLKEALDWAAKNGGATGENVAKGFYQKKDWVPAGMDGVCNPSTWTEKDHRPTTKVDLYRSKVSGATDGDINDLMGKGTIKLEKVKTVELPRKPEWFGW, from the coding sequence ATGACGATTAGATCCCTTTTGAGCTCGGTCTGCCTTGCGCTGCTGGTCAGCAGCGCGGCCGCCACCGCGCAGGCGCAGATCGCCATCGGCCATCTGCAGGACCTCTCGGGCGGCACCTCCGACGTCGGCACGCCCTACGGCCAGGGCGTCGCCGACACCTTCGCCTGGGTCAACAAGAACGGCGGAGTCGGCGGCAAGCAGCTCAGCGTCGACAGCAACGACTATGGCTACCAGGTGCCGCGCGCGATCGCGCTGTACAAGAAGTGGTCGGCGTCCGACGCCAAGGTCGCGGCGATCATGGGCTGGGGCACGGCGGACACCGAGGCGCTGACCGGCTTCCTCGCCCAGGACAAGATCCCCGACATCTCCGGCTCCTACGCCGCCGCGCTGACCGATCCGGAAGGCACCAGCGGCAAGGCCAAGCCGGCGCCGTACAACTTCTTCTACGGTCCGAGCTATTCCGACGCGATGCGTGCGATGCTGACCTGGGCCGCTGAGGATTGGAAGGCCAAGGGCAAGCCCGGCAAGCCGAAATTCGTCCACATGGGCGCCAATCATCCCTATCCGAACGCACCGAAGGCGGCCGGCGAAGCGCTCGCCACCGAGCTCGGCTTCGAGGTGCTGCCGCCGCTGGTGTTCGCGCTGTCGCCCGGCGACTACTCGGCGCAGTGCCTGAGCCTGAAGAGCTCCGGCGCCAACTACGCCTATCTCGGCAATACGGCTGCCTCCAACATCTCCGTGCTGAAAGCCTGCAAGACCGCCGGCGTCGACGTCCAGTTCCTGGGCAATGTCTGGGGCATGGACGAGAACGCCGCCAAGACCGCGGGCGATGCCGCCGATGGCGTGATCTTCCCGCTCCGCACCGCGGTGAGCTGGGGCGGCAACGCGCCCGGCATGAAGACGGTGATGGAAATCTCCAAGATGTCCGATCCGTCAGGCAAGGTCTATCGCCCCGTGCACTACATCGCGGCGGTGTGCAGCGCGCTCTATCTGAAGGAAGCGCTCGACTGGGCCGCCAAGAATGGCGGCGCCACCGGCGAGAACGTCGCCAAGGGCTTCTACCAGAAGAAGGACTGGGTGCCGGCCGGAATGGACGGCGTCTGCAATCCCTCCACCTGGACCGAGAAGGATCACCGTCCGACGACGAAGGTCGACCTCTATCGCTCGAAGGTGTCGGGCGCGACCGACGGCGACATCAACGACCTGATGGGCAAGGGCACGATCAAGCTCGAGAAGGTGAAGACCGTCGAACTGCCGCGCAAGCCGGAATGGTTTGGCTGGTGA
- a CDS encoding branched-chain amino acid ABC transporter permease translates to MATSTLIPSGDFRTSYAADTTIFPTATSRNFAILGIALACFAPMLLSNYLLSIAIQIGIFAIAALGLNVLVGFTGQISIGHAAFFLFGAFTSAYISNNAPIPVFFAIPLAGVITALVGLVFGVPAARLKGLYLVIATLAAQYILLDFFSRADWFSGGSVPASANPFSIFGYTLRGDRQYFYVVLAYMVISYLLVTNLMRTRDGRALVAIRDHYLSAEIMGINLTKYRTLSFGLAAFFAGIAGALYAHYQLVVSQEGFGIERSVLFLAMVIIGGTGSVMGTLMGTAFVVLLPESMEWLSAWLKGSAIDKALQLNNNITFLREIAIGLIIIGFLMFEPDGLAHRWRQIKAYWKLYPFSH, encoded by the coding sequence ATGGCAACGAGCACCCTCATCCCGTCGGGCGATTTCCGCACCAGCTACGCGGCCGACACCACGATCTTCCCGACCGCGACCAGCCGCAACTTCGCGATTCTGGGCATCGCGCTCGCCTGCTTCGCGCCGATGCTGCTGTCCAACTACCTGCTCTCGATCGCAATCCAGATCGGCATCTTCGCGATCGCAGCGCTCGGCCTCAACGTCCTGGTCGGCTTCACCGGCCAGATCTCGATCGGCCACGCCGCGTTCTTCCTGTTCGGCGCCTTCACCTCGGCCTACATCTCCAACAACGCGCCGATCCCGGTGTTTTTCGCGATCCCCCTCGCCGGCGTGATTACGGCGCTGGTCGGCCTGGTCTTCGGCGTGCCGGCGGCACGGCTGAAGGGGCTCTATCTCGTCATCGCGACGCTCGCCGCGCAGTACATCCTGCTCGACTTCTTCTCGCGCGCCGACTGGTTCTCCGGCGGCTCGGTGCCGGCCAGCGCCAACCCGTTCTCGATCTTCGGCTATACGCTGCGCGGCGACCGGCAGTATTTCTACGTCGTGCTCGCCTACATGGTGATCAGCTATCTGCTGGTCACCAATCTGATGCGCACCCGCGACGGCCGCGCACTGGTCGCGATCCGCGATCACTATCTCTCCGCCGAGATCATGGGCATCAACCTGACCAAGTACCGGACGTTGTCGTTCGGACTTGCCGCCTTCTTTGCCGGCATCGCGGGCGCGCTCTACGCGCACTATCAGCTCGTCGTCTCCCAGGAAGGCTTCGGCATCGAACGCTCGGTGCTGTTCCTGGCGATGGTCATCATCGGCGGCACCGGCTCGGTGATGGGCACGCTGATGGGCACGGCCTTCGTGGTGCTGCTGCCGGAATCGATGGAATGGCTCAGCGCCTGGCTGAAGGGCAGCGCGATCGACAAGGCGCTGCAGCTCAACAATAACATCACCTTCCTGCGCGAGATCGCGATCGGCCTGATCATCATCGGCTTTTTGATGTTCGAGCCTGACGGCCTCGCGCATCGCTGGCGGCAGATAAAGGCCTACTGGAAGCTCTATCCGTTCTCGCACTGA
- a CDS encoding branched-chain amino acid ABC transporter permease, which yields MNIQFLIQLIVNGLVVGTLYGVVAMSFVLIYKATQVVNFAQGELLLVGAWVCWALLTKYQVPFWVGMPITLVFMFIFGIAIQVVILRPMIGEPIISVIMVTIGLSTVFQAALKWIFGVNPQPFPQIFQSQSVSLFGLQIQTVYVMSLVVSLAMMVGMAWFFRASKYGLAMRATAFNQQVAQSLGISVKSVFAMAWAISATVSAVAGVVVAVVNGVSSGLSAYGIKVFPAAILGGLDSVGGAVLGGIIIGLLENVAQYVDSEYLHWGNLYEIAPFYVLIIILMIKPYGLFGTKDIERV from the coding sequence ATGAACATCCAGTTCCTGATCCAACTGATCGTCAACGGCCTCGTGGTCGGCACGCTCTACGGCGTGGTCGCGATGTCGTTCGTGCTGATCTACAAGGCGACGCAGGTCGTGAACTTCGCGCAGGGCGAATTGCTGCTGGTCGGCGCCTGGGTGTGCTGGGCGCTGCTGACGAAGTATCAGGTGCCGTTCTGGGTCGGCATGCCGATCACGCTGGTGTTCATGTTCATCTTCGGCATCGCGATCCAGGTCGTGATCCTGCGGCCGATGATCGGCGAACCGATCATCTCAGTGATCATGGTGACGATCGGCCTCTCGACCGTGTTCCAGGCCGCGCTGAAATGGATTTTCGGCGTCAACCCGCAGCCGTTCCCGCAGATATTCCAGAGCCAGTCAGTCAGCCTGTTCGGGCTGCAGATCCAGACCGTCTATGTCATGAGCCTCGTGGTCTCGCTTGCCATGATGGTCGGCATGGCCTGGTTCTTCCGTGCTTCCAAATACGGCCTTGCGATGCGCGCCACCGCCTTCAACCAGCAGGTCGCGCAGTCGCTCGGCATTTCCGTGAAGAGCGTGTTCGCGATGGCATGGGCGATCTCGGCCACGGTCTCGGCGGTCGCCGGCGTCGTGGTCGCCGTGGTCAACGGCGTGTCGTCCGGCCTCTCCGCCTACGGCATCAAGGTGTTTCCGGCCGCGATCCTCGGCGGGCTCGACTCGGTCGGTGGCGCGGTGCTCGGCGGCATCATCATCGGGCTGCTGGAAAACGTCGCCCAGTATGTCGACAGCGAGTATCTGCACTGGGGCAATCTGTACGAGATCGCGCCGTTCTACGTCCTGATCATCATCCTGATGATCAAGCCGTACGGGCTGTTCGGCACCAAGGACATCGAGCGGGTCTGA
- a CDS encoding long-chain fatty acid--CoA ligase: MMDYAGRAAQADTFPKMLRLNAGEHGGEIALREKNLGLWREFTWNDYQTRTHDFALGMVELGLGRGDVIGIIGDNRPDWVAAEIAAHAIGAMSLGLYRDVLDEEASYLLTYGEAKLVFAEDEEQVDKLLALADRVPNLKHIVYSDPRGMRKYDDPRLMEASKLVALGRDRAAREPTLYDRLVDATRGEDVAILCTTSGTTANPKLAMLSAGRVLRHCATYLAFDPKGPDDEYVSVLPLPWIMEQIYALGKALLSRMKVNFVEEPDTMMNDFREIAPTFVLFAPRVWESIAADVRAGVMDASPFKQRLYDLGMKTGLAALAEGKRSVFADQVLFRALRDRLGFTRLRSAATGGAALGPDTFKFFQAMGVPLRTLYGQTELLGAYTLHPEGKVDPDTTGVPMADTIEIRIDNADVNGVGEIVVRHPNMFHGYYKNPEASVADIKDGWMHSGDAGYYNDNRQLVVIDRIKDLAETSRGERFSPQFIENKLKFSPYVAEAVVLGAGRDALAAMICIRYSIISKWAEKNRISFTTYTDLSSRPEVYALLKKEVETVNATLPPAQRISRFLLLYKELDADDGELTRTRKVRRGVINEKYADIIEAIYRGKANIPVDTVIRFQDGTTQRVRTTLEVVDLGRAVIAEAAE, translated from the coding sequence ATGATGGACTATGCCGGTCGCGCCGCGCAGGCCGACACCTTTCCCAAGATGCTGCGTCTCAACGCCGGGGAGCACGGCGGCGAGATCGCGCTGCGCGAGAAGAATCTTGGGCTGTGGCGCGAATTCACCTGGAACGACTACCAGACCCGTACGCATGATTTCGCGCTCGGCATGGTCGAGCTCGGCCTCGGCCGCGGCGACGTGATCGGCATCATCGGCGACAACCGGCCGGACTGGGTCGCGGCCGAGATCGCGGCCCACGCGATCGGCGCGATGAGCCTCGGCCTCTACCGCGACGTGCTGGACGAGGAAGCTTCCTATCTCCTGACCTATGGCGAGGCCAAGCTGGTGTTCGCCGAGGACGAGGAACAGGTCGACAAGCTGCTCGCCCTTGCCGATCGCGTGCCCAACCTCAAGCACATCGTGTATTCCGATCCGCGCGGCATGCGGAAATACGACGATCCACGGCTGATGGAGGCGAGCAAGCTCGTCGCGCTGGGCCGCGATCGCGCCGCGCGCGAGCCCACCCTGTACGACCGGCTGGTCGACGCCACACGCGGCGAGGACGTCGCAATCCTCTGCACGACCTCGGGCACGACGGCCAATCCGAAGCTTGCGATGCTCTCGGCCGGGCGCGTGCTGCGGCACTGCGCGACCTATCTTGCCTTCGATCCGAAGGGGCCGGACGACGAATATGTCTCGGTGCTGCCGCTGCCCTGGATCATGGAGCAGATCTACGCGCTGGGCAAAGCGCTGCTCTCTCGGATGAAGGTCAACTTCGTCGAAGAGCCCGACACGATGATGAACGACTTCCGCGAGATCGCGCCGACCTTCGTGCTGTTCGCGCCGCGGGTCTGGGAATCGATCGCGGCCGACGTCCGCGCCGGCGTGATGGATGCCTCGCCGTTCAAGCAGCGGCTCTACGATCTCGGCATGAAAACCGGGCTTGCGGCGCTCGCCGAAGGCAAGCGCTCTGTCTTCGCCGACCAGGTCTTGTTCCGTGCGCTGCGCGACCGGCTCGGCTTCACGCGGCTGCGCTCAGCGGCAACCGGCGGCGCGGCGCTCGGACCGGATACCTTCAAGTTCTTCCAGGCGATGGGCGTGCCGCTGCGCACGCTGTATGGCCAGACCGAGCTGCTCGGCGCCTACACCCTGCATCCCGAAGGCAAGGTCGATCCCGATACCACGGGCGTTCCGATGGCCGACACCATCGAGATCCGCATCGACAATGCCGACGTCAACGGCGTCGGCGAGATCGTGGTGCGGCACCCCAACATGTTCCACGGCTACTACAAGAACCCCGAAGCATCGGTCGCCGACATCAAGGACGGCTGGATGCACTCGGGCGATGCCGGCTACTACAACGACAACCGGCAGCTTGTCGTGATCGACCGCATCAAGGATCTCGCCGAGACCTCGCGCGGCGAGCGCTTCTCGCCGCAATTTATCGAGAACAAGCTGAAATTCTCGCCCTATGTCGCCGAGGCGGTGGTGCTCGGCGCCGGCCGCGACGCGCTCGCCGCGATGATCTGCATCCGCTACTCGATCATCTCGAAATGGGCGGAGAAGAACCGGATCTCGTTCACGACCTATACCGACCTGTCCTCGCGGCCCGAGGTCTACGCGCTGTTGAAGAAAGAGGTCGAGACGGTCAACGCCACCCTGCCACCGGCGCAACGCATCTCGCGCTTCCTGCTGCTGTACAAGGAGCTCGATGCCGACGACGGCGAGCTGACGCGGACCCGAAAGGTCCGCCGCGGCGTCATCAACGAGAAATACGCCGACATCATCGAGGCGATCTACCGCGGCAAGGCCAACATCCCCGTCGACACCGTGATCCGCTTCCAGGACGGCACGACGCAGCGCGTCCGCACCACGCTCGAGGTCGTCGATCTCGGCCGCGCTGTGATCGCGGAGGCCGCGGAATGA
- a CDS encoding ABC transporter ATP-binding protein: MANSLEVRGVSLRFGGVRALTEVSFGVNEGELFSIIGPNGAGKTSIVNCISGRYRPTEGQLFYRGQDITGLTPNARPRLGIGRTFQNLALFHHMSVLDNIMVGRHHLLKNNFITGSLYWLTGARREELEHRRKVEEIIDFLDLQSVRKATAGTLPYGLRKRVELARAMALEPQLILLDEPMAGMNFEEKEDMARYIVDLNEEFGMTVMMIEHDMGVVMDISHRVMVLDFGRKIAEGDPAAVLADPHVKRAYLGEEDEVLVDPDDKPAVRESAA; the protein is encoded by the coding sequence GTGGCCAACAGTCTCGAGGTGCGCGGAGTCTCATTGCGCTTTGGCGGCGTCCGCGCGCTGACCGAAGTCAGCTTCGGCGTCAACGAGGGCGAGCTGTTCTCCATCATCGGCCCGAACGGCGCCGGCAAGACCTCGATCGTCAACTGCATCTCCGGCCGCTACCGGCCGACCGAAGGCCAGCTGTTCTATCGCGGCCAGGACATCACCGGCCTCACCCCGAACGCACGGCCCCGTCTCGGCATCGGCCGGACTTTCCAGAATCTCGCGCTCTTCCACCATATGAGCGTGCTCGACAACATCATGGTCGGCCGCCATCACCTCTTGAAGAACAACTTCATCACGGGATCGCTGTACTGGCTGACCGGCGCGCGCCGCGAGGAGCTGGAGCACCGCCGCAAGGTCGAGGAGATCATCGACTTCCTCGACCTACAGTCGGTGCGCAAGGCGACCGCCGGCACCCTGCCCTATGGCTTGCGCAAGCGCGTCGAGCTCGCCCGCGCGATGGCGCTGGAGCCGCAACTGATCCTGCTCGACGAACCGATGGCCGGCATGAACTTCGAAGAGAAGGAGGACATGGCGCGCTACATCGTCGATCTCAACGAAGAGTTCGGCATGACCGTCATGATGATCGAGCACGACATGGGCGTCGTGATGGACATCTCCCACCGCGTCATGGTGCTGGATTTCGGCCGCAAGATCGCCGAGGGCGATCCGGCCGCCGTGCTCGCCGATCCCCACGTCAAGCGCGCCTATCTCGGCGAAGAGGACGAGGTGCTGGTCGATCCCGACGACAAGCCGGCGGTGCGGGAGAGCGCGGCATGA
- a CDS encoding Crp/Fnr family transcriptional regulator, producing MIAADYLKRIAAWSRELSEQEIEIARAGISEKSYRANEFIFMRGDNFQYWTGIVTGLARMGIVSRGGKAASFAGLTAGAWFGEGTVLKNELRRYDVVALRDTRLAMMDRRTFVWLFENSVGFNRFLVGQLNERLGQFIALLEYGRTLDATARLARSIASLFNPILYPELTLHLEITQEEIGALSGISRQNANQCLKRLEREGLLRLEYGGVTIIELDRLRHYGE from the coding sequence ATGATTGCTGCTGATTACCTCAAGCGCATCGCGGCCTGGTCGCGCGAACTGAGCGAGCAAGAGATCGAGATCGCGCGCGCCGGCATTTCCGAGAAGTCCTACCGCGCCAACGAATTCATCTTCATGCGCGGCGACAATTTCCAGTACTGGACCGGCATCGTCACCGGGCTGGCGCGGATGGGCATCGTCTCGCGCGGCGGCAAGGCTGCGAGCTTCGCGGGCCTCACCGCCGGCGCCTGGTTCGGCGAGGGCACTGTGCTCAAGAACGAGCTGCGGCGCTACGACGTGGTCGCGCTGCGCGACACGCGCCTGGCGATGATGGATCGCCGGACCTTCGTCTGGCTGTTCGAGAACAGCGTCGGCTTCAACCGCTTCCTGGTGGGGCAGCTCAACGAGCGGCTCGGCCAATTCATCGCGCTGCTCGAATATGGCCGCACGCTGGACGCCACCGCGCGGCTGGCGCGCTCGATCGCCTCGCTGTTCAATCCGATTCTCTACCCCGAGCTCACCTTGCACCTGGAGATCACCCAGGAGGAGATCGGGGCGCTGTCGGGTATCTCCCGGCAGAATGCCAACCAGTGCCTGAAACGCCTCGAGCGCGAGGGCCTGCTGCGGCTCGAATATGGCGGGGTGACGATCATCGAGCTCGACCGCCTGCGCCACTACGGGGAGTGA